The uncultured Desulfovibrio sp. genome segment AAGGCCCTCATGCACATTGCGAAAAACATGACCGTATACGTGCAGGAAGACCAGTTGCTGCTTGGCCGCGCAGGTTGCGATGGCCGTTACGGTATCCTGTACCCCGAACTGGACGGCGACTTTCTGGATATCGCCGTGCGCGATCTGCCCACCCGCAAGACCTCTCCCGCCACGATCACGCCTGAAGACGCCAAGCGCGTTATTGAAGAAATTGCGCCATACTGGAAGGGCAAGACCTACCATGAGGCCCTCAACGCCGCTCTGCCCGCCGAGATCCACAAGCTGACCTATGACGACCCCATGGGGCTTATCTCGCGCTTTATCGTCAACGAGACTTCGTCCTTCCGTTCGTCCATCCAGTGGGTGCACGATTTTGAAAAGATCCTGAAACGCGGTTTCAACAGCATCAAGAAAGAAGCCCAGGAAAAACTGGACGCCCTTGATCCACTGAGCTGCAAGGACGCCTGCGAAAAGCGCCCCTTCCTTGAAGCCGTCGTCATCGTGTGCGATGCCATCGTGCTGTGGGCCAAGCGCCACGCCGTGCTTGCCCGCGAAATGGCAGCCAAGGAATCCGACCCCACCCGCAAGGCCGAACTGCTGCGCATGGCCGACAATGCCGACCACGTACCCGGCGAACCTGCCCGCGACTTCTGGGAAGCCTGCCAGAGCCAGTGGTTCACCCAGATGTTCTCGCGCATTGAACAGAAGACCGGCACCACAATTTCTAATGGCCGCATGGACCAGTACTTCTTCCCCTTCTACGCCAAAGACCGCGCCGAGGGTAAGCTCAACGACGCCCAGGCCATGGAATTGCTGGAATGCATGTGGGTGGGCATGGCCGAATTCATCGACATGTACATTTCGCCCACCGGCGGCGCTTTCAACGAAGGTTATGCCCACTGGGAAGCCGTGACCGTTGGCGGCCAGACCACCGATGGCCGCGATGCCAGCAACGCGCTGACCTACCTGATCCTCAAGTCCAAGCGTGAATTCCCGCTGCACTACCCCGACCTCGCGGCCCGCATCCACTCCCGCGCGCCCGAACGCTACCTGTGGGATGTGGCCGAAACCATCAAGTACGGTTCCGGCTTCCCCAAGCTTATCAACGACGAAGAAATCGTGCCCCTCTACGTTTCCAAGGGCGCGACCTTTGAGGAAGCCCTGGACTACGCTGTTTCCGGCTGCACCGAAGCCCGCATGCCCAACCGCGACACCTATACCTCGGGCGGCGCGTATATCAACTTTGCCGCTGCCGTGGAAATGGTACTGCGCAATGGCCGCATGAAGAAGTTTGGCGACCAGCTGCTGGGCGTAGAAACCGGCGACCCGCGCAACTTCAAGACCTGGGACGAATTCTGGAACGCCTACGTGCAGCAGCACCTGCTGTTCCTCAAAACGGCCTTTACCCAGCAGTACATCATCAACAAGCTGCGCGCCCAGCATTTTGCCCAGCCCATGGGCTCTGCCATGCACGACCTGTGCATGAAGCACTGCATCGACCTGCATCAGGAACAGATCCCCGAAGGCATCAACCTGGGCTACTTTGAATACATGGGCCTTGGCACGGTTGTGGACTCCCTCGCCGCCGTGAAAAAGCTGGTGTTTGAAGAAAAGAAACTGAGCATGGACAAGCTGCTG includes the following:
- a CDS encoding glycyl radical protein, which codes for MSTTTCECRSPQEQRLYDKIEGKEDRFRTTHTRVFKLLERFEGQKPRIDIERALYFTQSMQETDGQPLVLRWAKALMHIAKNMTVYVQEDQLLLGRAGCDGRYGILYPELDGDFLDIAVRDLPTRKTSPATITPEDAKRVIEEIAPYWKGKTYHEALNAALPAEIHKLTYDDPMGLISRFIVNETSSFRSSIQWVHDFEKILKRGFNSIKKEAQEKLDALDPLSCKDACEKRPFLEAVVIVCDAIVLWAKRHAVLAREMAAKESDPTRKAELLRMADNADHVPGEPARDFWEACQSQWFTQMFSRIEQKTGTTISNGRMDQYFFPFYAKDRAEGKLNDAQAMELLECMWVGMAEFIDMYISPTGGAFNEGYAHWEAVTVGGQTTDGRDASNALTYLILKSKREFPLHYPDLAARIHSRAPERYLWDVAETIKYGSGFPKLINDEEIVPLYVSKGATFEEALDYAVSGCTEARMPNRDTYTSGGAYINFAAAVEMVLRNGRMKKFGDQLLGVETGDPRNFKTWDEFWNAYVQQHLLFLKTAFTQQYIINKLRAQHFAQPMGSAMHDLCMKHCIDLHQEQIPEGINLGYFEYMGLGTVVDSLAAVKKLVFEEKKLSMDKLLAAIDANFEGYDDVRALLRSAPCYGNNDEYADAIGREIDRISVEYGGKYSMKELGIHNDVRYVPFTSHVPFGKVVSATPNGRTDGFPLSDGSSASHGADVNGPTAVLLSNYQTKNMGMRDRAARMLNIKFTPKCVEGEQGTEKLVSFIRTFCDLKLWHVQFNVVNKQTLVAAQKDPQKYRSLIVRIAGYSAYFVDLSPDLQNDLIARTEHDAM